From a single Gammaproteobacteria bacterium genomic region:
- a CDS encoding tetratricopeptide repeat protein, whose protein sequence is MSKLLEHYDDHKRDTAAMMTNRQGSTSLGLLLMLIIGLAVSGCAGERAATGSPHQIGITPDAGRAVATLLVRAESHEQQAQWEQAAALLERALRIEPRNARLWHRLAKIRLQQGRYAMAESLAQKSNALARGDEELRRHNHALIEAARALSARDATAG, encoded by the coding sequence ATGAGTAAGCTTCTTGAACACTATGACGATCACAAAAGGGACACCGCTGCGATGATGACGAATCGACAGGGATCGACCTCGCTGGGGCTGCTGCTGATGCTCATCATCGGCCTCGCGGTCAGCGGCTGCGCCGGCGAGCGGGCCGCGACGGGTTCTCCCCACCAGATCGGCATCACGCCCGATGCCGGTCGTGCGGTGGCCACCCTGCTGGTCCGGGCCGAGAGCCATGAACAGCAGGCGCAGTGGGAGCAAGCGGCGGCCCTGCTGGAGCGGGCGCTGCGTATCGAGCCCCGTAATGCGCGGCTCTGGCACCGGCTGGCGAAGATTCGCCTGCAACAGGGCCGTTACGCCATGGCCGAGAGCCTGGCGCAGAAGTCCAATGCCCTGGCCAGGGGGGACGAGGAACTCAGGCGCCACAACCATGCACTTATCGAGGCGGCGCGGGCGTTGTCTGCGCGGGATGCCACGGCGGGTTAA
- the mrcB gene encoding penicillin-binding protein 1B: MSGFFKSVPFFGGSGAKGRRNAGRRKGRRKSSGGARQKPGRLLSLRRLLVLAAGMMLTFSAYVSYLDQRVKSQFEGKRWALPAHVYGRALELYPEQALTVPEFVSELERLGYRPVARPTMPGSYARNGNAFVLHSRAFHFWDGDESSQTLRLEFSATQLLGIWRADNGDAVDLLRLDPPLIGNIYPSHREDRILVRLDEVPPLLIDGLLAVEDREFFSHYGVAPLSILRALWVNLRAGKTVQGGSTLTQQLVKNFFLSNERTLWRKFNEAIMALLLEFHYSKAEILEAYINEIYLGQDGRRAIHGFGLASQFYFGQPLGKLAPQQVALLVALVKGPSHYDPRRQNQRAFERRNLVLRLLVEQGKLDLATAHNLSAQPPAVLPHNSLRVSQVPGFIDLVRRQLRRDYSETDLNSEGMRIFTTFDPVVQQAAEQALSLQLDQLQREGADRELQGAAVVVNVNDGEVQAVVGGRDPRFAGFNRALDAVRPVGSLIKPAVYLTALMQPDRYTLASLLDDSPLDVDLGAGERWQPQNFDHINHGGEAQQVLLHDALVHSYNISTARLGMALGVPAVIDTLRDLGVERPLTEYPALLLGAANISPLDVAQMYHTLAAGGFRTPLRAIRAVLTADGQPLQRYPLSVTRAVDSESVFLLNSALQAVTREGTGRSLQARLPSGLRVAGKTGTSDELRDSWFAGFSDNHVAAVWLGLDDNRPVGLTGSSGALRVWADILSRLNPQVEPQDGTAELPAEIELAWIDRRSGQQTAVDCPHAATLVFIRGSVPEGEVRCDWRAVNE; encoded by the coding sequence ATGTCCGGTTTTTTTAAAAGCGTTCCGTTTTTTGGCGGCTCTGGTGCAAAAGGCAGGCGTAATGCTGGCCGCCGGAAGGGGAGGCGCAAGTCATCGGGTGGCGCGCGGCAGAAGCCGGGGCGCCTGCTCAGCCTGCGTCGGCTGCTGGTGCTGGCGGCGGGCATGATGCTGACCTTTTCGGCCTATGTGTCGTATCTCGACCAGCGGGTGAAGTCCCAGTTTGAGGGCAAGCGCTGGGCGCTGCCGGCGCATGTATATGGTCGCGCTCTGGAGCTGTATCCGGAGCAGGCCCTGACGGTGCCGGAGTTTGTCAGTGAGCTGGAGCGGCTGGGGTATCGTCCGGTCGCCAGGCCGACCATGCCGGGCAGCTATGCGCGCAACGGCAACGCCTTTGTGTTGCACAGTCGGGCGTTTCATTTTTGGGATGGCGATGAAAGCAGCCAGACCCTGCGGCTGGAGTTTTCCGCGACGCAGTTGCTGGGCATCTGGCGGGCGGACAACGGCGATGCGGTGGATCTGTTGCGCCTGGACCCGCCGCTGATCGGCAATATCTATCCCTCGCACCGGGAGGATCGCATTCTGGTCAGGCTGGACGAGGTGCCGCCGTTGTTGATCGACGGGTTGCTGGCGGTGGAGGACCGTGAATTTTTTTCACACTACGGTGTTGCGCCGCTGTCGATCCTGCGCGCCCTGTGGGTCAACCTGCGGGCGGGGAAAACCGTGCAGGGTGGCAGTACGCTGACCCAGCAGCTGGTGAAGAATTTTTTCCTGAGCAATGAGCGCACCCTGTGGCGAAAATTCAATGAGGCCATCATGGCCCTGCTGCTGGAGTTTCATTACAGCAAGGCGGAGATTCTTGAGGCCTATATCAACGAGATTTATCTCGGTCAGGACGGTCGGCGTGCGATTCACGGTTTTGGCCTCGCCAGCCAGTTTTATTTCGGCCAGCCATTAGGCAAGCTCGCACCACAACAGGTGGCCCTGTTGGTGGCCCTGGTCAAGGGGCCATCGCATTACGATCCGCGGCGCCAGAACCAGCGCGCCTTTGAGCGCCGCAATCTGGTTTTGCGGTTGCTGGTGGAGCAGGGCAAGCTCGATCTGGCAACAGCCCACAACCTCAGTGCACAGCCGCCGGCGGTGTTGCCGCACAATTCCCTGCGTGTGTCGCAGGTGCCGGGGTTTATCGATCTGGTGCGTCGCCAGTTGCGGCGGGACTACAGCGAGACCGATCTCAATTCCGAGGGGATGAGGATTTTCACCACCTTCGACCCGGTGGTGCAGCAGGCCGCGGAACAGGCCCTCTCTTTGCAGTTAGACCAGCTGCAGCGCGAGGGGGCGGATCGCGAGCTGCAGGGCGCCGCAGTGGTGGTGAACGTCAATGACGGCGAGGTGCAGGCGGTGGTGGGCGGGCGCGACCCGCGTTTTGCCGGCTTTAATCGCGCCCTGGACGCGGTACGCCCGGTGGGCTCGCTGATCAAGCCGGCGGTGTATCTCACCGCCCTGATGCAGCCGGACCGTTACACCCTGGCCAGCCTGCTCGACGACAGCCCGCTGGACGTGGATCTGGGGGCGGGGGAGCGCTGGCAGCCGCAGAATTTTGACCATATAAATCATGGCGGCGAGGCCCAGCAGGTACTGCTGCACGATGCCCTGGTGCACTCGTACAATATCTCCACCGCGCGACTGGGGATGGCGCTGGGGGTGCCGGCGGTGATCGACACCCTGCGCGATCTGGGCGTGGAGCGGCCGCTGACCGAATACCCGGCACTGTTGCTGGGGGCGGCGAATATCTCCCCGCTGGACGTGGCGCAGATGTATCACACCCTGGCGGCGGGCGGATTTCGCACGCCGCTGCGCGCTATCCGCGCGGTGCTCACCGCCGACGGTCAGCCGCTGCAGCGTTATCCGCTGTCGGTCACGCGCGCCGTCGACAGTGAGTCGGTGTTTCTGCTGAACAGCGCGCTGCAGGCGGTGACCCGGGAGGGGACCGGACGCTCCCTGCAGGCCCGTCTGCCCAGCGGGCTGCGAGTGGCCGGCAAGACCGGCACCAGCGATGAGCTGCGCGACAGCTGGTTCGCCGGTTTCAGCGACAACCATGTGGCCGCGGTGTGGCTGGGTCTGGATGACAACCGGCCAGTCGGGCTGACCGGTTCCAGCGGGGCCCTGCGGGTGTGGGCGGATATCCTGTCGCGGCTCAACCCTCAGGTCGAGCCACAGGACGGGACGGCGGAGCTGCCGGCGGAGATCGAGCTGGCCTGGATCGATCGCCGCAGCGGACAACAGACGGCGGTCGACTGTCCCCATGCGGCAACGCTGGTATTTATACGGGGCAGCGTGCCTGAGGGCGAGGTCCGCTGTGACTGGCGGGCCGTGAATGAGTAA